The following coding sequences are from one Macadamia integrifolia cultivar HAES 741 unplaced genomic scaffold, SCU_Mint_v3 scaffold_173A, whole genome shotgun sequence window:
- the LOC122071020 gene encoding NADH dehydrogenase [ubiquinone] iron-sulfur protein 3 — protein MKRNYKKAFFIFMDNQSIFKYSWKTTPKKWVHKMERSEHGNRSDTNTDYPFQLLCFLKLHTYTRVQVSIDICGVDHPSRKRRFEVVHNLLSTRYNSRIRVQTSADEVTRISPVVSPFPSAGRWEREVWDMSGVSSINHPDLRRISTDYGFEGHPLRKDLPLSGYVEVRYDDPEKRVVSEPIEMTQEFRYFDSASPWEQRSDG, from the coding sequence ATGAAGCGGAACTACAAGAAAGCTTTCTTTATCTTTATGGATAACCAATCCATTTTCAAATATAGTTGGAAAACTACCCCCAAGAAATGGGTACATAAAATGGAAAGATCGGAACATGGGAATAGATCTGATACCAATACGGACTACCCATTTCAATTGTTGTGCTTTCTTAAATTGCATACCTATACAAGGGTTCAAGTTTCGATCGATATTTGCGGAGTTGATCATCCCTCTCGAAAACGAAGATTTGAAGTGGTCCATAATTTACTGAGTACTCGGTATAACTCACGCATTCGTGTACAAACCAGTGCAGACGAAGTAACACGAATATCCCCGGTAGTCAGTCCATTTCCATCAGCCGGCCGGTGGGAGCGAGAAGTATGGGATATGTCTGGTGTTTCTTCCATCAATCATCCGGATCTACGCCGTATATCAACAGATTATGGTTTCGAGGGTCATCCATTACGAAAAGACCTTCCTCTGAGTGGATATGTGGAAGTACGCTATGATGATCCAGAGAAACGTGTGGTTTCTGAACCCATTGAGATGACCCAAGAATTTCGCTATTTCGATTCTGCTAGTCCTTGGGAACAGCGTAGCGACGGATAA